CCACAGGGGTGAAGGAGTCTGGGGCTAAAGTCTTAAATTTTGACCCTGCAGATAACAGATCATGCTTTATATAGCACAGATGGAGGCTGGTGTAGCATGAAAGCCAGGCAAATGTTTACTCCTCAATTGAAGCTCACCAGGAGCCAACAGAAAGCACTGTTTTCACCAGTGATGGAATGGAGGGGCCAAGAAGGAAGCCCTGACAGAAATTTTGAAGTTCAAATTGACTAAGTAACTACTAGATCTACTATAGTAGATTTTGATATACTATCGAAAACATactcttgttttgttgttttctttatgaTTAAAATTAATCATTACAGGAACTGAAGAAAGTAATATGATTTTGCACTCTGAGACATATGTAAAAATACTCagtttagggggttgggcggtagtgcagcgggttaagctcacatggctcaaagccaaagactggcataaagatcctggttcgagcccccagctccccatctgcagggggtggaggggtcccttcacaggcggtaaagcaggtctacaggtgtctgtctttctctccccctctgtctcctttcctctcttgatttctctctgccctatccatcaacaacagcgatgacaacaataatagtgacaacaagggtaccaacaagggcaacaaaatgggaaaaatggcctccaggagcagtggattcgagtgcaggcactgagcaccagcaataaccctggagggagaaaaaatactagtttttttttttttcagggagttggtccttttaaaaaaacatgaaggTAAGTACCAGTGATTGAAAAGTCTTAATAAATGAAACCATATAGTACTGAGAAAGTACAAgtgatattaaaattatttaaaaatcaaaattcaGATACCACTTATACTTCATATTTTGAAAAGCAAAAGGCATATATTAAGACAATACTTGATAGTGTTTACTGTTGTGGAATAAGTCTAGAAAAAttggaaatttattttttatttggtataTTAAATTGGTATATTATTAGGGCTGTGGGGCAAAATGACAATTTGAttattgaaaatatatattaattatataatgatatattatattgaaaataattatataatagtTAATAATATATTGACTATTgataatacatctttttttttcatagagaatTTCCAAATGGTACTCAGTGTTTGCAATTATAATCATGTTCTAGGCATACATCTGCCATTTAGTTATGTTTTGCTGGATACACTTAAACATATATCTGTATTATCCTAAAGTAGACATTAAATTATCAACCCTGTTaattagaaatgaaaatgaaagatgtttttaaaatttaaaattacatgTTACCCAGGATAAAATATCTTGCATATCATTTCTAACAAAGACAATGAATTTCAGGTTAGACgtaacttttattttaaacaaatatcACAATTCATTTTTTCATAAGACCAGATAAAATGGAAGGTAACATAACTTCTTTTGGAAATAAAATGACCAATTAAATTGACACTGACTTTGTACAGCTGAATACATTTATTGTGTTTTAACAGATTGAAATCATTTTCTATGTACTGATATCACGAACTGATATTTAAATCCAGAACTTGTATACATAAATTGTCATATGTTAATAAAATGTATTCTACATAGTAATCACGAATGTATCTTAGGTGAGCTCAACATTTGTTCTTTCCTTGGTGAACACTGAGAGTTATGACATATGGAGGCAGTGTATAAGGGACATTAAATCAGCTTTGATCCCATTATTAAGAAATCCATAGAGTATTGGATTCAGACAACAGGACATCATGCCTAACAAATGGCAAATGCAATATACTAATTTGAAATGCCTATTTGAAATAAGGTTGTCATTAAAATCAGTGACCACGTGGAAAAGGTGCAGAGGCATCCAACTAACAGCAAATACTAGTATTAATATGGTCAGTCTATAGAAAACACTTCGAGATCTCTTTTTTATTCTCATGATAGAACGGTTCACTCTCATTTCTTGAACCTCTGAGTTCTCTTCAGGCTTCACCTcaaagcaggtggggacccctgGTATGAACTTACTGGATGAGGAAAGCTGACTTCTCACAGAGCCCAAGTTTTCTGGAAGTGTTCTTGTGTGATTCTCTTGAGGAGGTCTTGTTGGAGCAGGGAGCACACATGCTGTCTTCTTGCTGTATCTTCTTCTGTGTTTTCTGATGAATGAGTAACTCCATTTATGGTTCTGGGAGAGTTTCACTTGAGGTCcactctttttggatggatgaaGAGTTAGGTTGATCATCTCTTTTTCTTCCAGTTTGGTTTCATTGTTGGACAAGCCACAACTTATACTCCTGCAGACACTGGTATGACTTACAGTTAGACAAACTAGTGGCAGGATATACTGTACCAGTAATAAAGAGATAGTAAAAGCAATTCTGTATGAGTCAGATGGCCACGACTCAACACATAAATACCTGCTGCTCAACAACGCTGAGTCAAACGTTTCCTGAAGTTCTACAAGAGTGTGAAATACTGGAAGGGGAGAACAAATTGCAAAGCCAAGAGTCCACACAGTAGCTATAAGGAAGTAACCATGGTTTGGTGTAAGATTATTAGATATAGGATGTTTTATCATATGGTATCTGACAATAGCGatggaaatcaatattaaagttGAGACCAGGACTGAAACACATTGAAGGAAAGGCATAACATGACACATAACTTTGCCAAACATCCATTGATCTAGCAGGACAGATGTCAGTGTGAAAGGTGAGCAAAACAGCACAACCAAGATATCAGAGAAGGCCAAATTTCCTATGAGGAAGTTGACAGTTGTCTTTTGATTACGCTTTCTCATGAGAGCCATTAAGATAAGAAGATTTCCCATAAAACCAAGAAGACTTACAAATGTATAgagtccaataaaaaaatattgcaagTCATCAACACTGCTTTTATAGTCATCCCAAACTGGGAAATCAGAATTCTGAGCAGGAGCAGTATTATTCTCTGTGGTAAGTGTTGTGTTATAATAATCCTTGAGCTCTAAATCCATATTATAGTCCTGTTTAGAATAAAAAAAGAcattggttaaaaaataaaagacattggTTAACTACATGAAAATAATTATGTGACTACCTTTCATTAATATAATTATAATGTATTATAATATGTACAGACAGATATAAATAAGAACTTAAAGATACCTAATTtacagtagctaattaatattaTTTTCTGGTCAGCATAGCTGATATATGGTATAGTCACATACTCTTACCATAAACATTCACTTCTCTCCTACCTTGAATCAAAGCTAAACTTAAATGTCATTTATTCTAAAGTGCCAATCTACTCAGTTGTGGGTAATTTCTTCATTCACCACTCCCATAGTGCCACTTATACAAGT
The sequence above is a segment of the Erinaceus europaeus chromosome 19, mEriEur2.1, whole genome shotgun sequence genome. Coding sequences within it:
- the NPY5R gene encoding neuropeptide Y receptor type 5, whose product is MDLELKDYYNTTLTTENNTAPAQNSDFPVWDDYKSSVDDLQYFFIGLYTFVSLLGFMGNLLILMALMRKRNQKTTVNFLIGNLAFSDILVVLFCSPFTLTSVLLDQWMFGKVMCHVMPFLQCVSVLVSTLILISIAIVRYHMIKHPISNNLTPNHGYFLIATVWTLGFAICSPLPVFHTLVELQETFDSALLSSRYLCVESWPSDSYRIAFTISLLLVQYILPLVCLTVSHTSVCRSISCGLSNNETKLEEKEMINLTLHPSKKSGPQVKLSQNHKWSYSFIRKHRRRYSKKTACVLPAPTRPPQENHTRTLPENLGSVRSQLSSSSKFIPGVPTCFEVKPEENSEVQEMRVNRSIMRIKKRSRSVFYRLTILILVFAVSWMPLHLFHVVTDFNDNLISNRHFKLVYCICHLLGMMSCCLNPILYGFLNNGIKADLMSLIHCLHMS